A part of Escherichia marmotae genomic DNA contains:
- the leuL gene encoding leu operon leader peptide: MTHIVRFNGLLLLNASSLRGRRVSGIQH, from the coding sequence ATGACTCACATCGTTCGCTTTAACGGTCTACTACTACTAAACGCATCTTCTTTGCGCGGTAGACGAGTGAGCGGCATCCAGCATTAA
- the leuA gene encoding 2-isopropylmalate synthase produces the protein MSQQVIIFDTTLRDGEQALQASLSAKEKLQIALGLERMGVDVMEVGFPVSSPGDFESVQTIARQVKNSRVCALARCVEKDIDVAAESLKVAEAFRIHTFIATSPMHIATKLRSTLDEVIERAIYMVKRARNYTDDVEFSCEDAGRTPIADLARVVEAAINAGATTINIPDTVGYTMPFEFAGIIRGLYERVPNIDKAIISVHTHDDLGLAVGNSLAAVHAGARQVEGAMNGIGERAGNCSLEEVIMAIKVRKDILNVHTAINHQEIWRTSQLVSQICNMPIPANKAIVGSGAFAHSSGIHQDGVLKNRENYEIMTPESIGLNQIQLNLTSRSGRAAVKHRMDEMGYKESEYNLDNLYDAFLKLADKKGQVFDYDLEALAFIDKQQEEPEHFRLDYFSVQSGSNDIATAAVKLACGGEVKAEAANGNGPVDAVYQAINRITDYNVELVKYSLTAKGHGKDALGQVDIVANYNGRRFHGVGLATDIVESSAKAMVHVLNNIWRAAEVEKELQRKAQHNENNKETV, from the coding sequence ATGAGCCAGCAAGTCATTATTTTCGATACCACATTGCGCGACGGTGAACAGGCGTTACAGGCAAGCTTGAGTGCGAAAGAAAAACTGCAAATTGCGCTGGGCCTTGAGCGAATGGGGGTTGACGTGATGGAAGTCGGTTTCCCCGTCTCTTCGCCGGGCGATTTCGAATCGGTGCAAACCATTGCTCGCCAGGTCAAAAATAGCCGCGTTTGTGCGTTAGCCCGTTGCGTGGAAAAAGATATCGACGTGGCGGCAGAATCCCTGAAAGTTGCCGAAGCCTTCCGTATTCATACCTTTATTGCCACCTCCCCAATGCACATTGCCACCAAGCTGCGCAGCACGCTGGATGAGGTGATCGAACGCGCCATCTATATGGTGAAACGTGCACGCAATTACACCGATGATGTTGAATTTTCTTGCGAAGACGCCGGACGCACACCGATTGCCGATCTGGCGCGAGTGGTCGAAGCAGCAATTAACGCCGGTGCCACTACCATCAACATCCCGGACACCGTGGGCTATACCATGCCATTTGAGTTCGCCGGAATCATCAGAGGTCTGTATGAACGCGTACCAAACATCGATAAAGCCATTATTTCCGTACACACTCACGATGATTTAGGCCTGGCGGTCGGCAACTCGCTGGCGGCGGTACATGCCGGAGCACGGCAGGTAGAAGGTGCGATGAACGGGATCGGTGAACGTGCGGGTAACTGTTCGCTGGAAGAAGTGATCATGGCGATCAAAGTGCGTAAGGATATTCTCAACGTCCACACCGCCATTAATCACCAGGAGATATGGCGCACCAGTCAGTTAGTTAGCCAGATTTGCAATATGCCGATCCCGGCAAACAAAGCCATTGTTGGCAGCGGCGCGTTCGCACACTCCTCCGGTATTCATCAGGATGGCGTGCTGAAAAATCGCGAAAACTACGAAATCATGACACCAGAATCTATTGGTCTGAACCAAATCCAGTTAAATCTGACCTCTCGTTCTGGTCGTGCGGCAGTAAAACACCGCATGGATGAGATGGGATATAAAGAAAGTGAATATAATTTAGACAATCTGTACGACGCTTTCCTGAAACTGGCAGATAAAAAAGGCCAGGTATTTGATTACGACCTGGAGGCTCTGGCCTTTATTGATAAACAGCAAGAAGAACCGGAACACTTCCGTCTGGATTACTTCAGTGTGCAGTCGGGGTCTAACGATATCGCCACTGCCGCCGTCAAACTGGCCTGTGGCGGGGAAGTCAAAGCGGAAGCCGCCAACGGTAATGGCCCGGTCGATGCCGTCTACCAGGCGATTAACCGTATCACTGACTACAACGTCGAACTGGTGAAATACAGCCTGACCGCCAAAGGCCACGGTAAAGATGCGCTGGGTCAGGTGGATATCGTCGCTAACTACAACGGTCGCCGCTTCCACGGCGTCGGCCTGGCCACCGATATTGTCGAGTCCTCCGCCAAAGCAATGGTGCACGTGCTGAACAATATCTGGCGCGCCGCAGAAGTCGAAAAAGAGTTACAACGCAAAGCTCAACACAACGAAAACAACAAGGAAACCGTGTGA
- the leuB gene encoding 3-isopropylmalate dehydrogenase — protein MSKNYHIAVLPGDGIGPEVMTQALKVLDAVRNRFAMRITTSHYDVGGAAIDNHGQPLPPATVEGCEQADAVLFGSVGGPKWEHLPPDQQPERGALLPLRKHFKLFSNLRPAKLYQGLEAFCPLRADIAANGFDILCVRELTGGIYFGQPKGREGSCQYEKAFDTEVYHRFEIERIARIAFESARKRRRKVTSIDKANVLQSSILWREIVNEIAIEYPDVELAHMYIDNATMQLIKDPSQFDVLLCSNLFGDILSDECAMITGSMGMLPSASLNEQGFGLYEPAGGSAPDIAGKNIANPIAQILSLALLLRYSLDADDAASAIERAINRALEEGIRTGDLARGAAAVSTDEMGDIIARYVAEGV, from the coding sequence ATGTCGAAGAATTACCATATTGCTGTTTTACCTGGGGATGGGATCGGACCGGAAGTCATGACCCAGGCCCTGAAAGTACTGGATGCCGTGCGTAACCGCTTTGCGATGCGTATCACCACCAGCCATTATGATGTCGGCGGCGCAGCCATTGATAACCACGGGCAGCCGTTGCCGCCAGCGACGGTTGAAGGCTGTGAACAAGCCGATGCCGTACTGTTTGGCTCGGTAGGTGGCCCGAAGTGGGAGCATTTGCCGCCAGACCAACAACCAGAACGCGGCGCGCTGTTACCTCTGCGTAAACATTTCAAATTATTCAGCAATCTGCGCCCGGCAAAACTGTATCAGGGGCTGGAAGCATTCTGTCCGCTGCGTGCTGATATTGCTGCTAACGGCTTCGACATCCTGTGCGTGCGTGAGTTAACCGGCGGCATCTATTTCGGTCAACCGAAAGGCCGTGAAGGTAGCTGTCAGTATGAAAAAGCGTTTGATACCGAGGTATATCACCGTTTTGAGATCGAGCGCATTGCCCGCATCGCGTTTGAATCTGCCCGCAAACGTCGCCGCAAAGTCACGTCAATCGACAAAGCCAACGTGCTGCAATCCTCTATTTTATGGCGGGAGATCGTTAACGAGATCGCCATTGAATATCCGGATGTTGAACTGGCACATATGTACATCGACAACGCCACCATGCAGTTGATTAAAGATCCGTCGCAATTTGACGTGCTGCTGTGCTCCAACCTGTTTGGTGACATTCTTTCTGACGAATGCGCGATGATTACCGGTTCGATGGGGATGTTACCTTCCGCCAGCCTGAACGAACAAGGTTTTGGTCTGTATGAACCGGCAGGCGGCTCTGCGCCGGATATCGCAGGCAAAAACATCGCTAACCCAATTGCGCAAATTCTGTCGCTGGCGCTGCTGTTGCGCTACAGCCTGGATGCCGATGATGCGGCTTCCGCTATTGAACGCGCCATTAACCGCGCATTAGAAGAAGGCATTCGCACCGGAGATTTGGCCCGTGGCGCTGCCGCCGTAAGTACCGATGAAATGGGCGATATCATTGCCCGCTATGTGGCAGAAGGGGTGTAA
- the leuC gene encoding 3-isopropylmalate dehydratase large subunit, translated as MAKTLYEKLFDAHVVYEAENETPLLYIDRHLVHEVTSPQAFDGLRTHGRPVRQPGKTFATMDHNVSTQTKDINACGEMARIQMQELIKNCKDFGVELYDLNHPYQGIVHVMGPEQGVTLPGMTIVCGDSHTATHGAFGALAFGIGTSEVEHVLATQTLKQGRAKTMKIEVQGKAAPGITAKDIVLAIIGKTGSAGGTGHVVEFCGEAIRDLSMEGRMTLCNMAIEMGAKAGLVAPDETTFNYVKGRLHAPKGKDFDDAVAYWKTLQTDEGATFDTVVTLQAEEIAPQVTWGTNPGQVISVNDNIPDPASFADPVERASAEKALAYMGLKPGIPLTEVAIDKVFIGSCTNSRIEDLRAAAEIAKGRKVAPGVQALVVPGSGPVKAQAEAEGLDKIFIEAGFEWRLPGCSMCLAMNNDRLNPGERCASTSNRNFEGRQGRGGRTHLVSPAMAAAAAVTGHFADIRNIK; from the coding sequence ATGGCTAAGACGTTATACGAAAAATTGTTCGACGCTCATGTAGTTTACGAAGCTGAAAACGAAACCCCGCTGTTATATATCGACCGCCATCTGGTGCATGAAGTGACGTCACCGCAGGCGTTTGATGGTCTGCGCACCCACGGACGCCCGGTACGTCAGCCAGGTAAAACTTTCGCCACTATGGACCACAACGTCTCGACCCAGACCAAAGACATTAATGCCTGCGGAGAAATGGCGCGCATCCAGATGCAGGAGCTGATCAAAAACTGCAAAGATTTTGGCGTCGAGCTGTATGACCTGAATCACCCGTATCAGGGAATTGTCCACGTGATGGGGCCAGAACAAGGCGTCACCTTACCGGGAATGACCATTGTTTGCGGCGACTCGCATACCGCCACCCACGGCGCGTTTGGCGCACTGGCGTTTGGCATCGGTACTTCCGAAGTTGAACACGTGCTGGCAACGCAAACCCTGAAGCAGGGTCGTGCGAAGACCATGAAAATTGAAGTCCAGGGTAAAGCCGCACCAGGAATTACTGCGAAAGATATCGTGCTGGCAATTATCGGTAAAACCGGCAGTGCAGGCGGCACCGGGCATGTGGTGGAGTTTTGCGGTGAAGCAATCCGTGATTTAAGCATGGAAGGTCGCATGACCCTGTGCAATATGGCAATCGAAATGGGCGCAAAAGCCGGTCTGGTTGCGCCGGACGAAACCACCTTTAACTATGTCAAAGGCCGTCTTCATGCGCCGAAAGGCAAAGATTTCGACGACGCCGTCGCCTACTGGAAAACACTGCAAACCGACGAAGGTGCAACTTTCGATACCGTTGTTACTCTGCAAGCAGAAGAGATTGCGCCGCAAGTCACCTGGGGCACCAACCCAGGCCAGGTGATCTCCGTGAACGACAATATTCCCGATCCCGCTTCGTTTGCCGATCCGGTTGAGCGCGCGTCAGCAGAAAAAGCGTTGGCCTATATGGGGCTGAAACCGGGTATTCCGCTGACCGAAGTCGCTATCGATAAAGTATTTATCGGTTCCTGCACCAACTCACGTATTGAAGATTTACGTGCAGCGGCGGAAATCGCCAAAGGGCGGAAAGTTGCGCCAGGCGTTCAGGCACTGGTCGTTCCCGGCTCCGGCCCGGTAAAAGCGCAGGCAGAAGCAGAAGGGCTGGACAAAATTTTTATTGAAGCGGGTTTTGAATGGCGCTTGCCTGGCTGCTCAATGTGTCTGGCGATGAACAACGATCGCCTGAATCCGGGCGAGCGTTGTGCCTCCACCAGCAACCGTAACTTTGAAGGCCGCCAGGGGCGCGGCGGGCGCACGCATCTGGTTAGCCCGGCAATGGCGGCCGCCGCTGCCGTCACCGGTCATTTCGCTGACATTCGCAACATTAAATAA
- the leuD gene encoding 3-isopropylmalate dehydratase small subunit: protein MAEKFIKHTGLVVPLDAANVDTDAIIPKQFLQKVTRTGFGAHLFNDWRFLDEKGQQPNPDFVLNFPQYQGASILLARENFGCGSSREHAPWALTDYGFKVVIAPSFADIFYGNSFNNQLLPVKLSDAEVDELFTLVQANPGIHFDVDLEAQEVKAGNKTYRFTIDAFRRHCMMNGLDSIGLTLQHGDAIADYEEKQPAFMR from the coding sequence ATGGCAGAGAAATTTATCAAACACACAGGCCTGGTTGTTCCATTGGATGCCGCCAATGTCGACACTGATGCCATTATCCCGAAACAGTTTTTGCAGAAAGTGACGCGCACTGGTTTTGGCGCGCATCTGTTTAACGACTGGCGTTTTCTGGATGAAAAAGGCCAACAGCCAAACCCGGACTTCGTGCTGAATTTCCCACAATATCAGGGCGCTTCCATTTTACTGGCGCGGGAAAACTTCGGCTGTGGCTCCTCGCGTGAGCACGCTCCCTGGGCGCTGACCGATTACGGATTTAAGGTGGTGATTGCGCCCAGTTTCGCGGACATCTTCTACGGCAACAGCTTTAACAACCAGTTGCTGCCGGTGAAATTAAGCGATGCCGAAGTGGACGAGCTGTTTACACTGGTGCAGGCTAATCCGGGAATTCACTTCGACGTGGATCTGGAAGCGCAAGAGGTGAAAGCGGGGAATAAAACTTATCGTTTTACCATCGATGCCTTCCGCCGCCACTGCATGATGAACGGTCTCGATAGCATCGGTCTGACGTTGCAGCACGGCGATGCCATTGCTGATTATGAAGAGAAGCAACCGGCGTTTATGCGCTAG
- the sgrR gene encoding DNA-binding transcriptional regulator SgrR: MPSGRLQQQFIRLWQCCEGKSQNTTLNELAELLSCSRRHMRTLLNTMQDRGWLTWEAEVGRGKRSRLTFLYTGLALQQQRAEDLLEQDRIDQLVQLVGDKTAVRQMLVSHLGRSFRQGRHILRVLYYRPLRNLLPGSALRRSETHIARQIFSALTRINEENGELEADIAHHWQQISPLHWRFFLRPGIQFHHGRELEMDDVIASLKRLNTQPLYSHIAEIVSPTPWTLDIHLTQPDRWLPLLLGQVPAMILPREWETISNFASHPIGTGPYAVMRNSANQLKIQAFDDFFGYRALIDEVNVWVLPEIADEPAGGLMLKGPQGEEKEIESRLEEGCYYLLFDSRTHRGANQQVRDWVSYVLSPSNLVYFAEEQYQQLWFPAYGLLPRWHHARPTHCEKPAGLESLTLTFYQDHIEHRVIARIMQQILASHQVTLNINEISYDQWHAGEIESDIWLNSANFTLPLDFSLFAHLCEVPLLQHCIPIDWQADAARWRNGEMNLANWCQQLVTSKAMVPLIHHWLIIQGQRSMRGLRMNTLGWFDFKSAWFAPPDP; the protein is encoded by the coding sequence ATGCCTTCAGGTCGTCTGCAACAACAGTTCATCCGGCTGTGGCAATGCTGCGAGGGTAAATCGCAGAACACGACGCTCAACGAACTGGCAGAGTTATTGAGCTGTTCCCGCCGTCATATGCGCACCCTGCTAAACACCATGCAGGATCGTGGCTGGCTGACGTGGGAGGCGGAGGTTGGCCGCGGTAAACGCTCGCGTTTGACCTTCCTCTACACCGGACTTGCGCTTCAGCAACAGCGGGCGGAGGATCTGCTGGAACAGGATCGTATCGATCAACTGGTGCAACTCGTCGGTGATAAAACCGCTGTGCGGCAAATGTTGGTTTCCCATCTGGGGCGTAGCTTCCGCCAGGGGCGGCACATTCTGCGCGTGCTCTACTATCGTCCGTTGCGTAATCTGCTACCTGGCAGCGCATTACGCCGTTCCGAAACGCATATCGCCCGGCAAATCTTCAGCGCGTTAACCCGCATAAATGAGGAAAATGGGGAACTGGAGGCGGACATTGCCCACCACTGGCAACAAATTTCCCCACTTCACTGGCGTTTCTTTTTACGTCCCGGTATCCAATTTCATCATGGCCGTGAGCTGGAAATGGACGATGTCATCGCCTCTTTGAAACGGCTCAATACGCAGCCGCTCTATTCCCACATTGCTGAAATTGTTTCGCCAACGCCCTGGACGCTGGATATCCATCTTACGCAGCCCGATCGTTGGTTGCCGTTACTACTGGGGCAAGTTCCGGCGATGATCCTGCCGCGGGAATGGGAAACCATCAGCAACTTTGCCAGTCATCCGATCGGCACCGGTCCGTATGCGGTAATGCGTAACAGCGCCAATCAGTTGAAAATTCAGGCATTCGATGACTTCTTCGGTTATCGGGCACTCATCGATGAAGTTAACGTCTGGGTTCTGCCGGAAATTGCCGACGAGCCAGCCGGAGGGCTAATGCTGAAAGGGCCGCAGGGTGAGGAAAAAGAGATTGAAAGCCGCCTGGAAGAAGGTTGCTACTATTTACTGTTCGACAGCCGCACCCATCGCGGGGCGAATCAGCAAGTCAGAGACTGGGTAAGCTACGTTCTTTCTCCGAGCAATCTGGTCTACTTCGCGGAAGAACAGTACCAGCAACTCTGGTTCCCGGCCTACGGACTGCTCCCCCGTTGGCACCATGCCCGCCCCACGCATTGCGAAAAACCCGCCGGGCTGGAAAGCCTTACCCTGACCTTTTATCAGGATCATATTGAACATCGGGTAATTGCCAGGATCATGCAGCAAATTCTGGCGAGTCATCAGGTAACGCTTAACATCAACGAGATCAGCTACGATCAGTGGCATGCGGGAGAGATCGAAAGCGATATCTGGCTTAACAGCGCCAACTTTACGCTGCCGCTGGATTTTTCGCTGTTCGCGCATTTGTGCGAAGTGCCGCTGCTACAACACTGTATTCCGATCGACTGGCAAGCCGATGCCGCGCGCTGGCGCAATGGCGAGATGAATCTGGCGAACTGGTGCCAGCAGTTAGTGACCAGCAAAGCGATGGTGCCATTGATCCATCACTGGCTGATCATTCAGGGGCAACGCAGTATGCGCGGCCTGCGCATGAATACCCTTGGATGGTTCGATTTTAAATCAGCGTGGTTTGCACCGCCGGATCCATGA
- the thiB gene encoding thiamine ABC transporter substrate binding subunit has translation MLKKCLPLLLLCTAPVFAKPVLTVYTYDSFAADWGPGPVVKKAFEADCHCELKLVALEDGVSLLNRLRMEGKNSKADVVLGLDNNLLDAASKTGLFTKSGVSADAINVPGGWNNDTFVPFDYGYFAFVYDKNKLKNPPQSLKELVESDQNWRVIYEDPRTSTPGLGLLLWMQKVYGDDTPQAWQKLAKKTVTVTKGWSEAYGLFLKGESDLVLSYTTSPAYHILEEKKDNYAAANFSEGHYLQVEVAARTAASKQPELAQKFLQFMVSPAFQNAIPTGNWMYPVANVALPAGFEQLTKPATTLEFTPAEVAAQRQAWISEWQRAVSR, from the coding sequence GTGTTAAAAAAATGTCTTCCTTTGCTGTTGCTGTGCACAGCGCCCGTTTTTGCGAAACCTGTTCTGACCGTCTATACCTACGACTCCTTCGCTGCCGACTGGGGGCCAGGTCCGGTAGTCAAAAAAGCCTTTGAAGCCGACTGTCATTGCGAACTGAAACTGGTGGCGCTGGAAGATGGCGTCTCGCTGCTCAACCGTCTGCGGATGGAAGGTAAAAACAGCAAAGCCGATGTGGTGCTGGGTCTGGATAACAATCTGTTAGATGCCGCCAGCAAAACCGGGCTGTTTACCAAAAGCGGCGTGTCAGCGGATGCGATCAATGTACCCGGCGGCTGGAATAATGACACTTTCGTACCATTTGATTACGGCTACTTCGCCTTCGTCTATGACAAGAACAAACTGAAAAATCCGCCGCAAAGCCTGAAAGAACTGGTTGAGAGCGATCAAAACTGGCGGGTGATTTATGAAGATCCACGCACCAGTACGCCAGGTCTGGGTCTGCTGCTGTGGATGCAAAAAGTCTATGGCGATGACACCCCGCAAGCCTGGCAGAAACTGGCGAAGAAAACCGTCACCGTCACCAAAGGCTGGAGCGAAGCCTATGGCCTGTTTTTAAAAGGCGAAAGCGATCTGGTATTGAGCTACACCACTTCTCCGGCTTATCACATTCTCGAAGAGAAGAAAGATAACTACGCCGCCGCCAACTTTAGCGAAGGTCACTATCTGCAAGTGGAAGTCGCCGCCCGCACCGCTGCCAGCAAGCAGCCGGAGCTGGCACAAAAATTCCTCCAGTTTATGGTTTCTCCGGCTTTCCAGAATGCGATCCCAACCGGCAACTGGATGTATCCGGTAGCAAACGTCGCACTACCTGCCGGTTTTGAACAACTGACCAAACCGGCCACCACGCTGGAATTCACGCCAGCCGAAGTGGCGGCACAACGTCAGGCATGGATTAGCGAATGGCAACGCGCCGTCAGCCGTTAA
- the thiP gene encoding thiamine/thiamine pyrophosphate ABC transporter permease ThiP, which produces MATRRQPLIPGWLIPGVSAATLVVAVALAAFLALWWNAPQGDWATIWQDSYLWHVVRFSFWQAFLSALLSVVPAIFLARALYRRRFPGRQALLRLCAMTLILPVLVAVFGILSVYGRQGWLASLWQLLGLEWTFSPYGLQGILLAHVFFNLPMASRLLLQALENIPGEQRQLAAQLGMRGWHFFRFVEWPWLRRQIPPVAALIFMLCFASFATVLALGGGPQATTIELAIYQALSYDYDPARAAMLALIQMVCCLGLVLLSQRLSKAIAPGTTLLHGWRDPDDRLHSRICDTVLIVLALLLLLPPLLAVIVDGVNYQLPEVLAQPVLWQALWTSLRIALAAGVLCVVLTMMLLWSSRELRARQKMLAGQTLEMSGMLILAMPGIVLATGFFLLLNNTTGLPQSADGIVIFTNALMAIPYALKVLENPMRDITTRYSMLCQSLGIEGWSRLKVVELRALKRPLAQALAFACVLSIGDFGVVALFGNDDFRTLPFYLYQQIGSYRSQDGAVTALILLLLCFLLFTMIEKLPGRNVKTD; this is translated from the coding sequence ATGGCAACGCGCCGTCAGCCGTTAATTCCTGGCTGGTTAATTCCAGGTGTAAGCGCCGCCACGCTGGTGGTGGCGGTTGCACTGGCGGCGTTTCTCGCGCTGTGGTGGAACGCGCCGCAGGGGGACTGGGCAACAATATGGCAGGACAGCTACTTGTGGCATGTGGTGCGCTTCTCCTTCTGGCAGGCGTTTCTCTCTGCGCTGCTCTCTGTCGTGCCCGCAATATTCCTCGCCCGCGCCCTCTACCGCAGGCGCTTTCCGGGGCGGCAGGCGCTGTTGCGTCTGTGCGCCATGACCTTAATCCTGCCTGTGCTGGTCGCTGTTTTCGGCATTCTTAGCGTTTATGGTCGCCAGGGCTGGCTGGCATCGCTCTGGCAATTGCTTGGGCTGGAGTGGACTTTTTCGCCCTACGGCCTGCAAGGCATTTTGCTGGCGCACGTATTTTTTAATCTGCCGATGGCGAGCCGCTTATTACTCCAGGCACTGGAAAACATCCCCGGTGAACAACGTCAACTTGCCGCCCAGCTTGGGATGCGCGGCTGGCATTTTTTCCGCTTCGTCGAATGGCCGTGGTTACGGCGACAAATCCCGCCGGTTGCTGCGCTTATCTTTATGCTCTGTTTCGCCAGCTTCGCCACCGTGCTGGCGCTGGGCGGCGGGCCACAGGCGACGACTATCGAACTGGCAATCTATCAGGCGCTGAGTTACGACTACGATCCCGCCCGCGCAGCAATGCTGGCGCTGATCCAGATGGTGTGCTGTCTGGGACTGGTGTTGTTGAGCCAACGATTAAGTAAGGCCATCGCCCCCGGCACTACGCTGCTGCACGGTTGGCGCGACCCGGATGATCGTCTGCACAGCCGCATTTGCGATACGGTGCTGATCGTGCTGGCGCTGCTGTTGTTGCTGCCACCGTTACTGGCGGTGATCGTTGATGGCGTGAATTACCAGTTGCCAGAAGTGCTGGCACAACCGGTACTGTGGCAGGCACTGTGGACCTCATTGCGCATCGCGCTGGCGGCAGGCGTATTGTGCGTAGTGCTGACCATGATGCTGCTGTGGAGCAGTCGCGAACTGCGGGCGCGGCAGAAAATGCTGGCTGGTCAGACACTGGAGATGAGCGGAATGCTGATCCTCGCCATGCCCGGCATTGTGCTGGCAACGGGCTTCTTTTTATTGCTCAACAACACTACTGGCCTGCCACAATCTGCTGACGGCATTGTGATTTTCACCAATGCGCTAATGGCGATCCCTTACGCGCTGAAAGTGCTGGAAAACCCGATGCGCGATATCACCACCCGCTACAGCATGTTGTGTCAGTCGTTGGGCATTGAAGGCTGGTCGCGTTTAAAAGTGGTCGAGCTGCGCGCCCTGAAACGTCCGCTGGCGCAGGCACTGGCTTTTGCCTGCGTGCTGTCGATTGGTGATTTTGGTGTGGTGGCATTGTTCGGTAACGATGATTTCCGCACCCTGCCGTTTTATCTCTACCAGCAAATTGGCTCTTACCGCAGCCAGGACGGCGCGGTCACCGCATTAATTCTGCTGCTGCTCTGTTTTCTGCTGTTTACCATGATTGAAAAACTACCGGGGCGAAATGTTAAGACTGACTGA
- the thiQ gene encoding thiamine ABC transporter ATP-binding protein ThiQ: MLRLTDITWLYHHLPMRFSLTVERGEQVAILGPSGAGKSTLLNLIAGFLTPASGSLTIDGIDHTTTPPSRRPVSMLFQENNLFSHLTVAQNIGLGLNPGLKLNAIQQEKMHAIARQMGIDNLMARLPGELSGGQRQRVALARCLVREQPILLLDEPFSALDPALRQEMLTLVSTSCQQQKMTLLMVSHSVEDAARIATRSVVVADGRIAWQGKTNELLSGKASASALLGIKG, translated from the coding sequence ATGTTAAGACTGACTGATATCACCTGGCTTTATCACCATTTGCCAATGCGTTTTAGCTTAACGGTGGAACGCGGCGAGCAAGTGGCGATCCTCGGGCCAAGCGGCGCAGGTAAAAGTACCCTGCTGAATTTGATCGCCGGTTTTCTGACGCCAGCCAGCGGTTCGCTGACTATCGACGGTATTGATCACACGACGACACCGCCGTCACGCCGTCCGGTATCAATGCTGTTTCAGGAGAACAACCTGTTCAGCCACCTGACGGTAGCGCAGAACATCGGGCTGGGATTGAATCCGGGATTGAAGTTGAACGCAATACAGCAGGAGAAAATGCACGCAATCGCCCGTCAGATGGGGATTGATAATTTAATGGCGCGGTTACCGGGTGAGCTTTCCGGCGGCCAGCGGCAGCGCGTGGCGTTAGCGCGCTGTCTGGTACGTGAACAGCCCATTTTATTGCTTGATGAACCGTTCTCCGCACTCGATCCGGCGCTGCGTCAGGAGATGTTGACGCTGGTGAGCACGAGCTGCCAGCAGCAAAAAATGACGCTATTGATGGTGTCACATAGCGTAGAAGATGCCGCGCGGATCGCCACGCGCTCGGTGGTGGTTGCCGACGGGCGCATCGCCTGGCAGGGGAAGACAAATGAGTTATTGAGCGGTAAGGCGAGTGCTTCGGCGCTGTTGGGAATTAAAGGCTAA
- a CDS encoding DedA family protein gives MQALLEHFITQSTVYSLMAVVLVAFLESLALVGLILPGTVLMAGLGALIGSGELSFWHAWLAGIVGCLMGDWISFWLGWRFKKPLHRWSFLKKNKALLDKTEHALHQHSMFTILVGRFVGPTRPLVPMVAGMLDLPVAKFITPNIIGCLLWPPFYFLPGILAGAAIDIPAGMQSGEFKWLLLATAVFLWVGGWLCWRLWRSGKVTDRLSHYLSRGHLLWLTPLISGVGVVALVVLIRHPLMPVYIDILRKVVGV, from the coding sequence ATGCAAGCATTGCTGGAACACTTTATTACCCAATCCACCGTTTATTCGCTGATGGCGGTGGTATTGGTGGCTTTTCTGGAGTCGCTGGCGCTGGTCGGTTTGATTTTGCCCGGTACGGTACTGATGGCGGGGCTGGGAGCGCTGATTGGCAGCGGCGAGTTAAGTTTCTGGCACGCCTGGCTGGCGGGGATTGTTGGCTGCCTGATGGGGGACTGGATCTCTTTCTGGCTGGGCTGGCGTTTTAAAAAGCCGCTCCATCGTTGGTCGTTTCTGAAGAAAAACAAAGCGTTGCTCGATAAAACCGAACATGCGTTGCATCAACACAGCATGTTTACCATTCTGGTCGGTCGTTTTGTCGGCCCGACGCGTCCGCTGGTGCCAATGGTGGCAGGGATGTTGGATCTGCCCGTAGCAAAATTTATTACGCCAAATATTATCGGCTGCCTGCTGTGGCCACCGTTTTACTTCCTACCGGGGATTCTGGCGGGGGCGGCGATTGATATTCCTGCCGGGATGCAGAGCGGTGAATTTAAGTGGTTATTGCTGGCAACGGCGGTGTTTTTGTGGGTTGGCGGCTGGTTGTGCTGGCGGTTATGGCGCAGTGGCAAAGTAACCGATCGCTTAAGCCATTATTTGTCGCGTGGTCATCTGCTGTGGCTGACGCCGCTAATTTCTGGCGTTGGGGTAGTGGCGCTGGTGGTGTTGATTCGCCATCCGTTGATGCCGGTGTATATCGATATTTTGCGTAAAGTGGTTGGGGTTTAG